A genomic window from Camelina sativa cultivar DH55 chromosome 2, Cs, whole genome shotgun sequence includes:
- the LOC104725416 gene encoding NAC domain-containing protein 41-like encodes MDISAQRFAMNGRSMRLPPGFRFDPDDEDLVFEYLAKKVLHRPMDFDLPELRSCNVDPWDLLGEKNKEVYYFVKKEERERKGRETLSGYWEECEEEEVMEAGDRECSHLEGRRKTFAFYIGKRPRGTITPWIMYEFRLISSRATRWSTSLLSRGDLGKWRAVKVVVKEENEEEMVEDELESDESDGEEVIQSR; translated from the exons ATGGACATCTCTGCGCAGAGATTTGCCATGAACGGAAGAAGCATGAGACTCCCTCCTGGGTTTCGGTTCGATCCCGATGATGAAGATCTTGTGTTCGAGTATCTCGCAAAGAAGGTCCTCCACCGTCCGATGGACTTCGACCTCCCTGAGCTCCGATCTTGCAATGTTGATCCTTGGGACTTGCTAG GAGAAAAGAACAAGGAAGTGTATTACTTCGTGAAGAAGGAAGAACGAGAGAGGAAGGGAAGAGAGACGTTATCAGGTTATTGGGAAGAgtgtgaagaagaggaagtaatGGAGGCTGGTGATCGTGAATGTAGTCATTTAGAAGGAAGGAGAAAGACATTTGCTTTCTATATTGGGAAAAGACCTCGAGGCACAATAACTCCATGGATCATGTATGAGTTCCGACTTATTTCCTCTAGAGCTACAAGATGGTCAACGTCCCTTTTGTCTCGG gGTGATTTAGGGAAATGGAGGGCAGTGAAGGTGGTGGTGAAGGAAGAGAATGAGGAAGAGATGGTGGAGGATGAGCTCGAGTCGGACGAGTCTGATGGCGAAGAAGTTATTCAAAGCCGGTGA
- the LOC104752423 gene encoding uncharacterized protein LOC104752423, translated as PDHHVEEKKEVILEKVPSRDDVKEVNEEEVVVKKQGDENHRQDVVKKQEEDNKEVVKKQEEDIHHEDVTINVKKEGEDVKNHDDDERSVISNFDERMIGPGSPSFRVYCIDVPSSDDDDEEKDGEDTRKSMEIESVMTEIKEDGSIVKKEKRERRGKRFGIGLPKKYLANVTAPCYAGGGCMGNTHSRLVQEKPRQ; from the exons CCTGATCATCacgtggaagagaagaaagaggttATTTTAGAGAAGGTTCCGTCAAGAGATGATGTCAAAGAGGTGAATGAGGAAGAAGTGGTTGTTAAGAAACAAGGAGATGAAAATCATCGACAAGATGTTGTGAAGAAACAAGAGGAGGATAATAAAGAGGTtgtgaagaaacaagaagaggaTATTCATCATGAGGATGTGACCATCAATGTtaagaaggaaggagaagatgtCAAGAATCATGATGATGACGAAAGGAGTGTCATTAGCAACTTTGATGAAAGAATGATAGGTCCTGGATCTCCAAGCTTTAGGGTTTATTGCATCGATGTTccttcttctgatgatgatgatgaag aaaaagatggagaagacACAAGAAAATCGATGGAAATCGAAAGTGTCATGACAGAGATAAAAGAG gaCGGAAGCATCGTCAAAAAGGAGAAAAGGGAAAGGAGAGGGAAGAGGTTTGGAATCGGATTGCCGAAGAAGTATTTAGCCAATGTGACTGCACCGTGCTATGCTGGTGGAGGATGCATGGGGAACACTCATTCTCGTTTGGTGCAAGAGAAACCGAGACAGTGA